In Stigmatopora nigra isolate UIUO_SnigA unplaced genomic scaffold, RoL_Snig_1.1 HiC_scaffold_25, whole genome shotgun sequence, the genomic window agggagaagaaggagcaggaagaggaggagaggaagaagaaagaagctCAAGAAAAACGGGAAAAGGAGGCGGAggagaaaaagaacaaatatcaggtcaactataaaaaaaaaatcttatggaattacaaattttaaaaatatttttggactatattttgatttttttgtttgtttttgtcccaAAAGGAGCAGAATGGGGCGCTCAAGAAGCTAGCCAGGTAATAGCTAGGAGCTAGCTAGCGCTAAAGtcaatttattttggattttcacttttttaaatgtcttttttaaaaaactttcaTATTTCCATTCAGGGAGGACGCCCCCAGTGGCGAGGAGGAGCGCCAGGAGGCCGAACGCAAACTAGAGGAGCTCCGGCAACGTCGCCATGACGCCGAGAGCGAGGAGGCGCAGGAGATGAAGCGTAAACAGCACCGCGCCGAAGCCGAGCTGGAGGAGCTCAAGAGGAAGAGGGAGGAGAGGAAGAAGATCCTGGGACGGGAGGAGGAGCGGAGGATGAGAGAgatggaggagaagaagaaccGGGAGCAGGTGAGGGACGGCCCCTAGTGGGGGCGGGGTCAGAGGTCCCGTGACTGACACGCCCCTCGCAGGAGGAGAGGAAGCGCATGAGGGAGGAGATCGAGAAGAGGAGAGCACAGGCGGCCCAGAAGAagaagcaggaggaggaggagcttacAGAGCCCTCCTTCGCCATTATGGCACCCAAAGGCTCAGCCAAGGTCAACACAGCTTTTATGGGACTTTAAccatcattttatgaactgctatATCCTCacggtgggggtgctggagcatatcccagctgtctccaggccaacTTGGTTTCACGTGGACcactttagatataatattttgattttttttcttataaatggattaaaagttaTTTATAGAttagtttatttgagctttttttgcaatatatttttagattttgaactaaaaacagaaacattgattaaaaaaaattaatatacatatataccaaGAGTGTTCGTCAGGTTGgttcggaccattttagatataatatttcgatttttttcttataaatggataaaaagttACTATAGAttagtttatttgagctttttttttaaaatactttttttagatttttgaactaaaaacagaaaaatttataaaaaaatttaatatacatttataccaAGAGTGTTCGTCGGGTTGgttcggaccattttagatataatatttagattattatttttataaatggattaaaagaactggatcaaaagccctaaatattccgtttttttatagatctaaaacaatgtttattttagtgttttttaaatatatttttagattttacaaaattatttttgaactaaaaacagaaaaaaatggaccaaaaaatgacaattattgatttaaaaggggggacaATCCAGATATGTAATATGTAattcgtgccctgtgattggctggccaccaattcaggctccACTACCCCttgcgatcctagtgaggataaagcggttcagaaaatgaatgaataaaaggcAGAAATGAACCTATAAAaacggattttttttctgacagaTTGGAGCCAAAGCGGAATTCCTGAGCAAATCAACTCAAAAAAGGTGACCATTTCATTTGGGCTTTTGACTCCGCCCCCATTAAAATCGAGAgtgattatgttttttgttgttattgacaTTTGGGGTTCAGCGCCAGAGCAACGCACGCGCCCATCGTCTCCAAGATTGGCAGCCGATTGGAGCAGTACGCCTCTGCCGTTCAGGTGACAAAAATTCATTTGACTTTTGTAATGTAATAATTCATAATTCTAGCAAATGGAGAATTTTTGGGTTGATTGAATCCAGATTTTGATCAAATCGACCATATgtgataaaaataacaaataaaaaaaaaatgttgcttgtgCATGACATTGACTTTAATAGTGAAAAAAGATGTTACTGtataccactggtgtcaaagtggcggtccgggggccaaatgtggcccgccgcatcattttgtgcggcccgggaaagtcaatcatgagtggcaactttgttttaggatccaattcaaatgaagagtatagatgaatattacattttcccccttttaaatcaataattgtcattttttaatcaatttcttggtgtttttaggtcaaaaataattttgtaaaatctaaaaatatccaaaaaatctaaaataaacattgttttagatctataaaaactcaaatgaagagtatagatgtatattacatttcctgattttcccccttttaattgtcattttttaatccatttttttcagtttttagttcaaaaatcattttggccaTCACATCTTGTTTTCCACAGGGGAACAAAGATGTGAAACCCCCCAGGACGACGGTTCTGGCCGACATCCCATCAGGGGGCACGCGATCCATCAAGAGCATTTGGGAGAACGCCAACTTTTCGGACAATTCCGCCAATAAGGTGCCATTTTTTATGACGTTACGCTTTGATTTCCTACAACTGGAGTGGCCATTTTTTGCCTTGTATCAGCAGTAATAATAtgttgacttttctccaaaatctgGCAGGACGCCGTCGTGTTCAACAAAAGAAATTCAGCGAGTCGGACGGAAAAGCCCACCCGCGTCGAGAAGACCCCgcccaccgccaccgccgccattgCCGAAGCAGAACCGGCGTTAGCGCCGCAGTCCGGGCAACCACGTGCTAATGTAAATTTTCTTTTACCGtcatctatcatttttttttaaatctaaaaaaaaaaaaaaaaaaaggaaagaaagaatcTGGCAACCCATCTGAAATCCTCCCATTAAGCCgagtattttgaaataatacatttgagactacaattgtttgttagatGGGGGGCCTATTAGATAAGGGGTCTATTAAATGGGGAGTCTATTAAATGGGGAGTCTATTAAATGGGGGGTCCATTAAATGCATGAACTATTTCTGGGGTTTTTGTACAGGACACCAATAAGCAAAGTGACGTGGGTAACAAACGCAACATGTGGGAGACCAAGAAGAGCTCAACACCCGCCAAGGTCAgaaatttattcattaaaagtatatatattgtttttttttttagctaatttACGGTCCCTGTCATGCTGTTACAGGTCTTGGCTGGAGTCAGAGGAAAGTTTGTCTAAAAGTAAGTTTTTATAATCACACTTATGGGGGGGAAagtgtattttatgtattttttaaattaaagtgatttttacaaaattatttttgaactaaaaacacagaaaaatgattaaaaattgcaattattgatttaaaaaggggaaaatcaggaaatataatatacatttatactcttcatttgaatttgagccgaaaacagaaagtcggcactcatgattgactttccgggccgcacaaaatgatccggcgggccacatttggcccccgaaccgccactttgacaccattgctCTACATTAACCATAATATTCGAGCGATGACAGTATGTCTTAACCCAACTAAATTTAAATACAGTGAACTTACAACAAGCACGCGTACAACCTTTCACCTGAGAACCACGTGGGGGCGCTCCTGCAAGTCTTTAAATGTAAAACAACTGTTCACCTTGACCTCATTTCTTGACACCGTCGTACCGAGAAACAGTTCCACGTGACACATTGTCGCTTGCTAGCTTAGCAACGATGCTACGACTTGCGCTAACTCGGCTAAATTCCTTCAATCCTATTGGTTGAATGGCGACGGATGGGCGGGGCGATGACCGGAGGAAAGGGCAGATGACAACGTGACACCTTTTCTAAACAATGTGAAAGAACAGGTGGCAACTCCAGCGTGACCaccatcatatttttatttttataaaactttTTACAACGACTTATTTATATGTGCACTTAATGGTGACGTTTTAAATATATGTCATGACTATAatgacattcaattcaataggcGTGGAAATTGGACACTCCCATTTTTTGACTCGTTACCTAGGTAACAAAGTACAATGTAAggcaagggtagggaacctatggctggAGAGCCATAAGTGGCTCTTTTGATCAGTGCgtatggctctttgctaaccgttaaattaaaatatggaaAGCGCAGCAATAGGGAGTCACGTCTTGCACCattttaatcataataatattatatcttattacttattgattgattagcaatagtgtttaaactttaaatgactttaaaagAGGTGATATGGctcaaaaagacacattttcaagtatattttttaaatggttacTGCGTTAACGTTacgaataacatttgaaaatattagtTTGGCCGTGTGTTGTGCAATTTTGTATTGTTTGACAAAAAAGAGGCGGAGTCTAACCTGTGTCCGTCATTGTTTTGACTGTCTCTAGCACCCCAGCAAATATTTTCTGTGGCTGCCAGCCTGccgtccttccttccttcaaGCATGACCTCTTGACCAGAATGAGCTTCCCctaaagaatacaaaaaaagttagataatatatatatatctataaaaaaatgcatttgtcttGCACCATATGATTAATCAACACAAATCTTGTTTGTCAGCGTATgaaaatgtttcttctttttttagttttttgtgatTTGCTGTCGAATACACGCAATTTTTATTAATCACACAATTATTATgtccaaattatattaaaaaaatctcattttgatTTCATAAATATGGTGATTGatgaataacaaaacaaaaatagcaaGAATGTTTCTGATTGGCTAAtggagatgatttttttttcttttggtttctgatcaaaataaatcataattacTTTTGTATGAATGTATAAAAAGGGGCAAAgtggtaaaaaacaaaatttcttgatatttgaacaaaaaaatgatgttcgGATgctgattttgattttttgggggattgaaGTTGATAATTAAATCAATTTTATATTTGTGGTTTGTGTTGCTAGGAAGAATCtagaacaaaaataactgaactTCAAATGTTATGAATGTATGCTAAAATGAATGTCAAAATGTTTACACATTCCTGTTCAAAAAAGgacttaaaaatacacaaagattacacattaaaaaacattttgtgttttcattACTACTTAAACAAAGTGTGTCAACTTTTTATATGAACTTTTttaatattggtccatatataaggcgcattggattataaggcggcctgtctcttttggagaaaatggaagacttttaagtgcgccttatagttgtgaaaatacggtcaaaTGAAAAAGGAGGGTGTGGCCTCTTCTTTCGGAGGTGGGAGGGTTAGGGTGGGGCATGGGTTAGAGTCCCTCCCACTTCAGTCATTGAGCGCTCTCGGAGTCACGTGACCACCAGGGAAGGGCCCATTGAAGAGCGACGTGTATATATGGgttaattataaaaataaaaaaacaattaaaaaaagagggggCGGAGACACACTTTGCTTGTCAAGATCAAGGAGGGCAAGTCAGTTACACGATCGCTCTGAAGGTAAGGACTCTTAtaaggagaaaaaatatatataaataaaaaaatatatatgtatatctagattgaaatgttttttgtgatataaaaaaagtatttttttttctgaattattttttgtgtcagaTGGATGATTAATTTTGCATGACTATTAAATTCAgatgattttttaatttgactATTGCATTTAGATGATGATTATTTTAgcataaatattacattgtgatgattttttatttgactattaattacatttgaatgacTATTTTTGCATGGCTAttaaatgtagattttttttatttgactattAATTACATTTGGATGATAATTATTTAAGCATGACAATTACATTTGGctgattttttcatttgttgtatttattgttgtttattgTACTGCAACCATACATATTATGAATAGAAATCTGATGAAAATTAATGGTAAATGATTTTGATAagtatttatttgcttttaataAAAGAGCcataaattttaaatatttgtaaaaatgctaaaaatgttgCTGggtagatttaaaaatatatatatctggaAAATAATCgctaaaataatacatatacaaaaaatatttcaatagatttaattaataaaaaactGCTAAATAAATTGGCCTTTTATTTAAATTCTTATCAATATTAATGCAATGATCATAactcttttaaaaatgacacaaagACATATCGTGCAAAAAGAGAATGAGTCACATGACTTGCGAGCTAAAAATGAAGCGTCTCTTTTTTTAAACGGTGCCAACGCTATGTCACTATGCTGTTTATTGATGAGGAATATTGTTTTGACAAATTGCAGATTTATTTCAAGCGGGTGACTCAAGAACAAAATGTCCGACACAGAAGAGGTCATGGACGAGGCAACTCAGTATGTCATCGCTATTATACTTCGCTAGCATGTTAGCATTAGCTGTAAAAAGATAATAACTTAtatttcatgtcatttttttccttgcaaAGGGAGGAGGAAGGTaaggatgcatttttttatcgTATTTCTGCCTTcatttatcgtattttctcgcatattagccgcatccgcctataaattattgaatttgacaatttccctcgtataagcctccccctggttcacaattttcacatccatattcatggttttaataggagtacaaatgtcttactttgaagggaaatcttaagaaaattcattgaattaaaaaaggaagtcatgtgagcagtacaaccaggaagtgtgtcagtAGCGgtttagtttgtcatccctaggtggCGCCCTGAGTGAGTAATGGCAGGCACAAATgattttttcaggttttatggatgatatggtttattttttttcttggatttcattcatagacgtcaaaatagaTTTTGTTAAGTgttgtccaagtggcggcccgggggccgaatctggcccatcgcatcattttgtgcggcccggaaaacaaatcatgagtgccgattttgttttaggatcatattaaaatgatagatatagatgtaaattaaatttcatgatttttcccccattttaaatcaataattgtcatttttttctgattttagttcaaaaatcatttcgtaaaatcaaaaaatatatttaaaaaaaagctcaaataaacattgcttaagatctataaaaaaacaaaattttcaaggcttttaatccagttattttaatccatttatatattctTGTAGTTTTTGAGATACAAATATTGCAAATATGAGAGGAAATACGATATTTATCATTTATAATGAGATTATATTGAAGCCATGTGAAAATACGAATAATACGACTCATTTCTGTTTAAGATGAGTCAAAACCCAAGCCAAAGTAAGTGGATTGGTCGCAATGCCATTCTGTTTGTCCGTTTGTCCTCTCCCATTCGCTATCATCCACCCTCTCCGTTTAATTTCAACAGATTTATGTCAAACATCTCGGCCCAGAAGATCCCCGATGGCGAGAAAGTGGATTTTGACGTGAGTTTGCGTCCCCGAAAAACAAAAGCGGGCTCACCCAGCGACCATTCTCCAATGTCGGCGAGTGCAGGACATCCACCGGAAGCGGTTGGACAAAGATCTGTCCGAGTTGCAGTCGCTCATCGAGGCACACTTTGTCCAGAGgaagaaggaggaagaggaattGGTCGCCCTCGTCAACAGAATCGTGAGTCGGAAAAAACACGAAATACGTCGACAAATTGTACGTTTTGTGACAGTTCGATGTCTGAATGTCTCAATAAAGGAGAAGCGGCGTGCCGAGAGGGCGGAGCAACAAAGGATCCGGGCCGAGATGGAGAAGGAGCGGCAGGCCCGGCAGGCCGTAAGTGGACGCCCATTAGGAAaagtggtgctcggacgtttggtcgcccggacatttggtgacatatccaagtacagttcaatatccaagtactgtttaatatcgaaatacagtttaatatcgaagtactgtttaatatcaagtactgtttaatatcaagtactgtttaatatcaagtactgtttaatatcaagtactggttaatatcaagtactgtttaatatcaagtactgttgaaaccagctctcaaaattatattcatgagttttaTATATGaacaagtactgtttgatatctaagtactgtttaatatttaagtactcttgatagcagctctcaaaattatattcatgagagtttaatatctaattatctactgttttcaacagtacttagatatcaaaattatgtttatgagattgtttaatatctaagtactgtttaatatccaagtagtattgaaaacagtagatatttagatattaaactctctcgaatataattttgagcgcaggtttcaacagtacttagacattaaacagtacttagagatattaatcagtacttagatatgaaacagtacttagatatgaaacagtacttagatatgaaacagaacttagatatgaaagattacttagatatgaaacaatacttagatgtgaaacagtacttagatattgatcAGTACTTATGTATTGATcattacttcgatattaaacagtacttaaatattaaacagtaattagatgtgaaacagtacttacatattaaaccgtacttcgatattaaacagtacttcgatgttaaactctctctcatggttataattttgagagctggtttcaacagtaaactgtcaccaaacgtccgggcgaccaaacgtccgagcacagaAAAATGGGCGGGACTCAAACCTGAATGTATGTATGGCGCTTGCAGGAGGAGAAGGAGCGCAGAGAGCAGGAGGAGCAGAGAAAGAAGCACGATGACGAcgccaagaagaagaaggtcCTCACCAATAAGACCCAGCAGTACGGCGCCGGGCAGAAGGTGCCTGaacatttattaatgtatttatttctaaagCGAATTCGGCATTGACTTTTGGAATCCCGGCAATAACAGAGTGAAAAGAAAGGCAAAaagcagacagagagagagaagaagaagaagattttGGCCGAGCGCAGGAAGCCGCTCAATATCGACCATTTGAATGACGACAAACTCAAGTATGGCGTCGAATTGGTGGAaatatgaataaagtttaatttaaaattgattGACGCGCAGGGAGAAGGCCAACGAGATGTGGCAGTGGCTGATGCAACTGGAGACGGAGAAATACGACCTTAACGACAAATTTAAAAGGCAGAAGAGTGACGTAAGTACCTCCAGAAATTCAGTTTCTAGGAAAATGAAGTCTTAAAAATTGCAAATGGCCGTTTCATTCTACTTTATACGAGAACATTTGTTTTGGCAGATCCACCTGCTTCTTGTCCGAGTGCAAGACCACCAAAGGTGAAGTTTGGCGAAAAATGTCGTCTTGATGGTGATTGGTCGTTGAATAGTTAGATTTTTTAACGTGGATTTTTTCGTGTTTGTTTGTCATTTAGCACCAAGGGTCGTGGAAAGGGCAAGATGGCACCCCGGCTGAGGTAGACTGGAAGAGACTCAGACCAGGAACCCCAATCTACTCATCAATACGCAATCAATACGCGAGCATTTATTACGGTcttgaaatgggaaaaatggGAATGATATGTTGCTCTTGAGTGCAATATCATGTGTGAGTGAAACATGTCAATAAAATCAGAGTCAAATTTGAAAGATGGACGTTTTTTTGGATGAGATTTTTTGGGAAATAatgactacagtaatccctggaATAGCGCGGTTCATGTACACCAGGTATGGCCGCGTATATCGAAAAATATTATTATGTTATTATATCTGGGTTTTTTTCAGTGGGGAGTCCTACAGCgcaaatttccacatttttatgaatttaaaataaaaataatcatgttttgCAATAACAAGTTTCAGTGaggatatttttaaatttctgtgaactttaaaaagaaataaaaaaataattacgaGTTTGagcatggattttcatatttttatgaaattcaaaaaaataataattataatttttcagTGCCAAAACAGCAAGTGTTTTGcaattaatttaatttcagtaaggattttttaaattttttatgaactttaaaaattaatacatttataattatgagtttcagcatggatttttcacatttttatgaacttaaaaaataataataatattttttcagtATCCTAGCAGCAAATGTTTTCCAATgacgagtttcagcgtgaattttaaatttttttacgaactttaaaaataaataaatataattgtaataattaataaaaaaatcataaa contains:
- the tnnt2d gene encoding LOW QUALITY PROTEIN: troponin T2d, cardiac (The sequence of the model RefSeq protein was modified relative to this genomic sequence to represent the inferred CDS: substituted 2 bases at 2 genomic stop codons), with the protein product MSNISAQKIPDGEKVDFDDIHRKRLDKDLSELQSLIEAHFVQRKKEEEELVALVNRIEKRRAERAEQQRIRAEMEKERQARQAEEKERREQEEQRKKHDDDAKKKKVLTNKTQQYGAGQKVPEHLLMYLFLKRIRHXLLESRQXQSEKKGKKQTEREKKKKILAERRKPLNIDHLNDDKLKEKANEMWQWLMQLETEKYDLNDKFKRQKSDIHLLLVRVQDHQSTKGRGKGKMAPRLR